DNA from Desulfarculus baarsii DSM 2075:
AATTTTATTTCCCGGCAAACACCGAGGTTATCGTCCGTATCTCCCAGGCTGAGGCCGGCCGGCGGGCAAGTCAAGGCCAATGCGCCGGCCGGCTGGCGGCGTTTTGCCGACAATCGCCGGCGCGGACGCGCGCGGTGGTGTCAATAATCATTGGCGGCGGTTATAATCGGGCCATGCAGCATGGAGTCAGCTTTGGACCAACACTGTCAAGCCCGGCCTTCGCCGTATCGTTGGGTTGTTTTCGGCGCGCTGGCGGCGGCCTATGTGCTGGTGTTTTTTCATCGGCTGTGCCCGTCGGTGGTGGCCCTGGACATCATGGCCGACCTGGGCGCGGGCCCGGCGCTGATGGGGCTTTTGGCCTCGGCCTATTTCTATCCCTACGCGGCCATGCAGATGCCGGCGGGGCTTTTGGCCGATTCGTGGGGGCCGCGGCGCAGCGTGACGCTGTTTTTCGCCCTGGCCGGGGTGGCCTCGATCCTCTTCGGCCTGGCCTGGTCAACCGCCGTGGCGGTGGCGGCGCGGGTGCTGGTGGGCCTGGGCGTGGCCATGGTTTTCGTGCCGACGATGAAGATCATCACCTGTTGGTTTCCGCGCGGCCAGTTCGCCCTGATGGCCGGGCTGCTATTGGCCCTGGGCGGGCTGGGGGCCTACGTGGCCTCGGCGCCGCTGGCCATGCTCAGCGCGGCCTTTGGCTGGCGGGCCAGTTTTGTCGTCATCGGGCTGATCAGCATGGTGGTGGGCGTGGCGATATGGTTTTTGGTGCGCGACAACCCGGCCGACAAGGGCCTGCCGCCGGCCGAGGCGCGGCCATGCGCCACGGAGGCCCCGGCCATCGGCCTGTGGCAAGGGGCGATGATGGTCTTGGGCCACGGCCGGTTTTATCCGCTGGCCGGCTGGTTCATCAGCACGGGGGTGGTCTTTTTCGGGCTGGGCGGCCTGTGGGCCGGGCCCTATCTGGCCCAGACGCACGGCCTGGGCCCGGCCGACGTGGGCCACGTGTTGTCGATGATGGCCGTGGGCATGGTGCTGGGCAGCCCCCTGCTGAGCTGGCTATCCGACAAGGTGTTGCGCTCGCGCAAGGCCGTGCTGATCGGCTGCGCGGTGGGCCTGTGCGGCCTGACCGCGCCGCTGGCCCTGGCCCCGGCCGACATCCCGCTCTGGGGCCTCTATCTGGGTAGCGCCTTGCTCAGCGTCTTTTGCGCGGCGGCCTCGGGGGTGGGTTTCATCGCGGCCAAGGAGCTTTTTCCGGTGGAGATAGCCGGCACGGCGGTGGGGTTGATCAACTTTTTTCCGTTTTTGGGCGGCGCATTGGGCCAGCCGTTGCTGGGCTGGCTGCTGCAACGCCACGGCGGGCGCGGGCCTTATGCGGCGGCGGTCTATGGTCAGGCCTTCGAGTGGTGCCTGTGGATCGCATTGGCCGGGCTGTTTTGCGCGCTGTTTTGCACCGAGACCTGGGGCCGGCCGGCCCCGACCGAGGGCGACCACTGAGTTTCACGACCTTTTGCGGGAGGTGAGGACATGAAGCGACTTTTGATCGCGGCGCTGGCCGTGGCCGTCAGCCTGGCCGGTGGCGTGGCCCTGGCGGCCGATTCGGCCTTTTTACAGCTCCTGCGCCCCAAAATGGGCCAGGTCAAAGCCAAGGCCGCCTACAGCGGCATGTTCTGGTCGGAGGTCGACGTTCAGGGAAGCTCCACGTCGTTTGCCATGAACAAGCAGGAACTTTCGGCCATGACCCCGCTGATGCAGGACGACGGCCAGGAACTGGCCCTGTGGCTGGACGCCGACGTGCGCAATGTCGACAGCGACCTGTTTTTGCCCGAGGTCAACCGCACATTTCCCGATGAGCTGTGGGACTTGAACCTGGCCCTGTCCTATCGGCGCAAGCTGGGCCAAAACTGGATCGGCGGCGTGCGCGGCTCCTTTGGCTCGGCCTCCGACAAGCCCTTCAATTCGGCCGACGAGCTGACCTACAACGCCATGGGCTTTGCCCGCCGCGAGCTGGACAAACAGAACGCCCTGCTGTTTTTCCTGTTCTATTCCAGCAGCATGGATTTTCTGCCCGGCGTGCCCTATCCCGGCGTGGCCTGGCAGTACACCGCGGCCGACCGCAGCCTAGACCTGACCATCGGCCTGCCCATGCTCATGGCCACCTACCGGCCCGTGGACCCGCTCAAGCTCAGCGTGGCCTATTATCCCCTGCGTAACGTCTTCGGCGAGGCCGCCTGGAGCTTCACCAAGCAGTGGTCCACCTTCGGACGCTTCACCTGGACCTATCAAGACTATCTGCTAGCCGACCGCCCGCGCGACGAAAACCGCCTGTTTTATTATGAAAAACGCGCCGTCATCGGCGTGGGCTTCAAGCCTCTGCCCGGGGCCAACATCGAGCTTTCCGGCGGACGCGCCTTTGACCGCCTGATGTTCCAGGGCCAGAACCACGGTGACGAAGACCAAAACCGCATCGAGCTCGACGACGGCTGGCTGGTCCACCTGGTGGGGTCAATGCGCTTCTAGGGCCGGCGCGGCGTCGGCCGGCCCCTCGGCCGTGAGCGTCGGCGTCCGCGCCTCGTCCAGGGCCTGGCGGATGGCCGCCACCATCTGCGAAGTGAGGATGGGC
Protein-coding regions in this window:
- a CDS encoding MFS transporter, whose product is MESALDQHCQARPSPYRWVVFGALAAAYVLVFFHRLCPSVVALDIMADLGAGPALMGLLASAYFYPYAAMQMPAGLLADSWGPRRSVTLFFALAGVASILFGLAWSTAVAVAARVLVGLGVAMVFVPTMKIITCWFPRGQFALMAGLLLALGGLGAYVASAPLAMLSAAFGWRASFVVIGLISMVVGVAIWFLVRDNPADKGLPPAEARPCATEAPAIGLWQGAMMVLGHGRFYPLAGWFISTGVVFFGLGGLWAGPYLAQTHGLGPADVGHVLSMMAVGMVLGSPLLSWLSDKVLRSRKAVLIGCAVGLCGLTAPLALAPADIPLWGLYLGSALLSVFCAAASGVGFIAAKELFPVEIAGTAVGLINFFPFLGGALGQPLLGWLLQRHGGRGPYAAAVYGQAFEWCLWIALAGLFCALFCTETWGRPAPTEGDH